The following coding sequences lie in one Arachis hypogaea cultivar Tifrunner chromosome 4, arahy.Tifrunner.gnm2.J5K5, whole genome shotgun sequence genomic window:
- the LOC112796125 gene encoding BTB/POZ domain and ankyrin repeat-containing protein NPR1, producing MANSAEPSSSLSFTSSSHLSNGSVSHNICPSFGADPGHNLDVISLSKLSSSLEQLLIDPACDYSDAEIIVEEIPVGVHRCILASRSKFFHELFKSEKGSSDKEGKLKYSMSDLLPYGNVGYEAFQIFLGYVYTGKLKPSPMEVSTCVDNVCAHAACRPAINFAVELMYASSIFQIPELVSLFQRRLLNFVGKALVEDVIPILMVAFHCKLNQLVTQCVDRVVRSDIDQISIEKELPYELVEKVKLLRQNQQQDMETDASVDVPVVDPLCLKRITRIHKALDSDDVELVKLLLNESDITLDKANALHYATAYCDPKVVSEVLSLGLADVNLRNSRGYSVLHIAAMRKEPSIIVSLLSKGACASDLTSDGQSAVSICRRLTRPKDYHAKTEQGKETNKDRICIDVLEREMRRNPLAGDATTSSHTMADDLHMKLLYLENRVAFARLFFPSEAKLAMDIAHAETTSEFAGLSASKGSNGNLREVDLNETPIVQNKRLLSRMEALMKTVEMGRRYFPHCSEVLDKFMEDDLPDLFYLEKGTQEEQRIKRTRFMELKDDVHKAFTKDKAEFSRSGISSSSSSSSLRDSVHYNKARKV from the exons AGCTCCAGTTTGGAGCAGCTTTTGATTGATCCTGCTTGTGACTATAGTGATGCCGAGATCATTGTGGAAGAAATTCCGGTCGGTGTTCATCGATGCATTCTGGCCTCTAGAAGTAAGTTCTTCCATGAATTGTTCAAGAGtgaaaaaggatcttcagataaaGAAGGGAAATTGAAGTACTCCATGAGTGATTTATTGCCTTATGGCAATGTTGGATACGAAGCTTTTCAAATTTTCCTTGGTTATGTGTATACCGGTAAACTCAAGCCTTCTCCAATGGAGGTGTCAACATGTGTTGACAATGTGTGTGCACATGCTGCTTGTAGACCTGCAATTAACTTTGCTGTGGAGTTGATGTATGCATCTTCCATTTTTCAAATACCGGAGCTGGTATCGCTTTTCCAG CGACGTCTTCTTAACTTTGTAGGGAAGGCTCTTGTGGAAGATGTCATCCCAATCCTCATGGTTGCTTTCCATTGTAAATTGAATCAGCTTGTCACTCAGTGTGTCGACAGGGTGGTACGCTCAGACATTGACCAGATCTCAATCGAGAAGGAGCTTCCCTATGAGCTCGTGGAAAAGGTTAAGTTGCTCCGCCAAAACCAACAGCAAGATATGGAAACCGATGCTTCTGTAGATGTTCCTGTAGTTGATCCTTTGTGTCTAAAACGGATCACTAGAATACATAAAGCATTGGACTCGGATGATGTTGAGCTTGTTAAACTTCTTTTAAACGAGTCAGACATTACATTAGATAAAGCCAATGCTCTCCATTATGCTACAGCATACTGTGATCCCAAGGTTGTTTCTGAGGTACTTAGTTTGGGTCTGGCTGATGTAAATCTTCGGAATTCTCGGGGGTACTCGGTGCTTCATATAGCCGCCATGCGTAAAGAACCTTCTATTATAGTATCACTTCTCTCAAAAGGAGCTTGTGCATCGGATTTGACTTCGGATGGCCAGAGTGCTGTTAGTATTTGCAGGAGGTTGACAAGGCCAAAGGATTATCATGCGAAAACAGAACAGGGGAAGGAGACAAACAAAGATAGAATATGCATCGATGTTCTTGAAAGAGAAATGAGAAGGAATCCATTGGCTGGGGATGCTACAACTTCTTCCCATACAATGGCCGACGATCTACACATGAAGCTACTATACCTGGAGAACAGAG TGGCATTTGCAAGATTGTTCTTCCCTTCAGAAGCAAAACTAGCCATGGACATCGCTCATGCAGAGACAACTTCCGAGTTTGCTGGTCTTTCTGCTTCGAAAGGTTCAAATGGCAACCTAAGGGAAGTAGATCTCAACGAGACACCGATCGTGCAAAACAAAAGACTTCTTTCTAGGATGGAAGCCCTTATGAAAACAG TCGAGATGGGAAGGCGCTACTTTCCGCATTGCTCGGAAGTACTGGATAAGTTCATGGAGGATGACCTCCCCGACTTGTTCTACCTCGAGAAGGGAACCCAAGAAGAGCAGCGAATCAAGAGAACGCGCTTCATGGAGCTCAAAGACGATGTCCACAAGGCTTTCACCAAGGACAAGGCCGAGTTTAGCCGCTCCGGAATTTCGTcctcttcatcctcatcatcccTCAGAGATTCTGTACATTACAACAAGGCTAGAAAAGTGTGA